The nucleotide sequence TTTTGCCCATTCCATTGTGCAAGTGGCCCTTATCCTGCACTTGCCTTTCTGTGGCCCAAATCAGCTGGATAACTTCTTTTGTGATGTCCCACAGGTCATTAAGCTGGCCTGCACTGACGTCTTCGTGGTGGAGCTCCTGATGGTCTCCAACAGTGGCTTACTCAGCCTCCTGTGTTTCCTGGGGCTTCTGGCCTCCTATGCAGTCATCCTCTGCCGTGTAAGGGGGCACTCCTCTGAAGGGAAGAACAAGGCTATCTCCACATGCACCACCCACATTATCATTGTGTTTCTCATGTTTGGACCTGCTATTTTCATCTACACTCGCCCCTTCCGGGCTTTCCCAGCTGACAAAGTGGTTTCTCTCTTCCATACAGTCATCTTTCCTTTGATGAACCCTGTGATTTATACACTTCGCAACCAGGAAGTGAAAGCTTCCATGAGGAAGTTGTTAAGTCAGCATATGGTTTGCCAAATGGAAtagaagaattagaaaaacaagaaaggaaaagtccagttgaaaatagttaaatattttcttcattcatgcATTGAATCAGTCAGTCACTTAGCAAATActtcatttattaagtacttcCCATTTTCAGGCACTCATCTAAGCATATGAATGAGACAGGTAAGATTCCAGTTCTTGTAGGGTTACATTCAAGTGGATAAAGAGGGGTTGAACtattaaattttatagaaatcatAGTATCAGAAAGAGATAGTGTTCTGTAGCAAGTAAAAAAATAGTACTCTGCTAGAGATTATCTGGGGAGGTGTTAATTATCTTACTTTTTGTTGTCCAGTAAGGTCTTCTTGAGTGATGTGTAGCTGATACCAAgatgattttaaagaaacaaacttGCAATTATCTGGGGACAAAAATTCTAGGCAGAGAGGATGACTAGTCGAAGGATCTACAGTTATTATGAGCTTGGTGCATTTGAAGACCATAAAGAGGATAGAATAGCTGTAGTGTAGTTAGTGA is from Microcebus murinus isolate Inina chromosome 6, M.murinus_Inina_mat1.0, whole genome shotgun sequence and encodes:
- the LOC105864631 gene encoding olfactory receptor 4N5, which produces METENDTVVTEFILLGLTQSQDAQLLVFVLVLIFYLIILPGNFLIILTIRSDPGLTAPLYFFLGNLAFLDASYSFIVVPRMLVDFLSEKKVISYRGCITQLFFLHFLGAGEMFLLVVMAFDRYIAICRPLHYSTLMNPRTCYALLLTLWLGGFAHSIVQVALILHLPFCGPNQLDNFFCDVPQVIKLACTDVFVVELLMVSNSGLLSLLCFLGLLASYAVILCRVRGHSSEGKNKAISTCTTHIIIVFLMFGPAIFIYTRPFRAFPADKVVSLFHTVIFPLMNPVIYTLRNQEVKASMRKLLSQHMVCQMDFILKNFY